A genomic window from Glycine soja cultivar W05 chromosome 10, ASM419377v2, whole genome shotgun sequence includes:
- the LOC114370535 gene encoding protein TIFY 4B-like isoform X2, with the protein MNGGATTATFRSILDKPLNQLTEDDISQLTREDCRRFLKEKGMRRPSWNKSQAIQQVISLKALLEPSDDDTPPPPPPAMHHRSHAQPQPQVNLSEPPPPPPKAPPPEEPAFHAAEDIQKSASSGEKPTETNDTNTNVASPKGCATSGSFGQMTIFYCGKVNVYDRVSPDKARAIMQLATSPVQLTQDDPLNGNAAVWTSPCHLPMDKDVLVPVDTTILQVAQADKMVEYPLQYREKGSIARDAEGQEHRKVSLQRYLEKRKDRGRLKGKKLTGITSSNFEMYLNLPVKVHSSNGNSSRSSTSSPPQPRLPLVSSGSDQLKVALPIDLNDKVSLQMFKNAKIQTR; encoded by the exons ATGAACGGCGGCGCCACCACCGCCACCTTCCGATCCATCCTCGACAAGCCCCTCAACCAGCTTACCGAGGATGACATTTCTCAGCTCACTCGCGAAGACTGTCGCAGATTCCTCAAAGAAAAAG GGATGCGTAGGCCTTCCTGGAACAAATCGCAGGCGATCCAACAGGTCATTTCCCTGAAAGCGCTGCTGGAACCTTCCGACGATGatactcctcctcctcctcctcccgcCATGCACCACCGTAGCCATGCTCAACCTCAACCTCAA GTGAATTTGAGTGaacctcctcctcctccgccCAAGGCTCCGCCACCTGAAGAACCCGCTTTTCATGCTGCTGAAGACATTCAGAAATCTGCGTCGTCTGGGGAAAAGCCTACGGAAACTAATGACACCAACACCAACGTTGCTAGCCCCaa AGGGTGTGCAACTAGTGGATCATTTGGGCAAATGACAATTTTCTATTGTGGTAAGGTGAATGTCTATGACAGAGTCTCGCCTGATAAG GCACGAGCAATCATGCAGCTTGCAACGAGTCCAGTCCAGCTTACTCAGGATGATCCTTTAAATGGAAATGCAGCTGTTTGGACTTCTCCTTGCCACTTACCGATGGATAAGGATGTCCTCGTTCCTGTTGATACTACAATCCTTCAGGTTGCTCAAGCAG ATAAGATGGTGGAGTATCCTCTGCAATATAGGGAGAAAGGGAGCATAGCTCGTGATGCTG AGGGTCAGGAACACCGAAAAGTGTCATTGCAACGATATCTTGAAAAGCGTAAGGACAG GGGAAGATTGAAAGGCAAGAAATTGACTGGGATAACTTCATCTAACTTCGAGATGTATTTGAACCTTCCAGTGAAGGTCCATTCCTCAAATGGGAATTCAAGCCGTAGCAGTACTAGCTCTCCACCACAACCTAGACTGCCTCTAGTTTCCAGTGGTTCAGATCAGCTAAAGGTTGCCCTTCCCATTGATCTCAATGACAAAG TGTCTTTGCAGATGTTCAAGAATGCTAAAATTCAAACTAGATAG
- the LOC114372618 gene encoding uncharacterized protein LOC114372618 isoform X3, with translation MEAMKDTGETDSLIGVLGETDSHQDGSRTIPKVRNESIEAWSQFAKRASGEWDGFGADFSNEGKAIELPESVVPETYREWEVKVFDWQTQCPTLAEPEERVLQYKSIQLLPTVGCEADAATRYNVDERKVGGENNGLTAFAYQSSGSYVAIWQKKDNLLELEYCLINPQDCESRVRIIQLIDVLNNTEIVLKGIKVYREQWYGPFRNGDQLGGCAIRDSAFASTAPMNASDVTGIWKGSKAVATFGTPNTVSEIFQELFDGKVQNSVRDGDNNILLPKQLWCSLKQSKEGETLSEVGWLLDHGQAITSSCLFSSTAKPQEISIALETRALEYA, from the exons ATGGAAGCGATGAAAGACACTGGTGAAACTGATAGCCTCATAGGTGTGCTCGGAGAAACAGATTCTCACCAA GATGGAAGTAGAACTATTCCCAAGGTGCGGAATGAAAGTATTGAAGCATGGTCACAATTTGCTAAAAGAGCATCTGGCGAATGGGATGGATTTGGAGCAGACTTTAGTAATGAAGGGAAGGCAATTGAACTGCCGGAGTCGGTAGTGCCTGAAACATACCGGGAGTGGGAGGTTAAAGTATTTGATTGGCAGACTCAATGCCCCACTCTCGCTGAACCAGAGGAACGTGTTCTTCAATACAAATCCATTCAGTTACTTCCAACTGTAGGATGTGAGGCTGATGCTGCTACACGGTACAACGTGGATGAGAGGAAAGTGGGAGGGGAAAATAATGGACTTACTGCCTTTGCTTACCAATCCAGTGGTTCTTATGTTGCTATCTGGCAAAAGAAGGATAACTTATTAGAGTTGGAGTACTGCTTGATCAATCCTCAAGATTGTGAATCTCGGGTTAGGATTATTCAGCTTATTGATGTATTAAATAACACAGAGATTGTGCTAAAGGGTATTAAAGTGTATCGTGAGCAGTGGTATGGGCCATTCAGAAATGGTGATCAACTAGGAGGTTGTGCTATCCGTGATTCGGCATTTGCTTCTACTGCACCCATGAATGCTTCAGATGTTACTGGTATCTGGAAGGGATCTAAAGCTGTCGCCACTTTCGGCACTCCAAACACTGTGAGT GAGATATTTCAAGAGCTTTTTGATGGCAAAGTGCAGAACTCTGTCAGAGATGGAGATAACAATATATTGCTTCCTAAGCAGCTGTGGTGTTCTCTTAAACAAAGCAAGGAAGGTGAAACTCTAAGTGAAGTGGGATGGCTTTTAGATCATGGGCAGGCAATCACATCAAGCTGCTTATTCTCAAGCACTGCAAAGCCACAG GAAATATCAATAGCATTAGAAACTAGAGCCTTGGAATATGCATAG
- the LOC114370535 gene encoding protein TIFY 4B-like isoform X3 gives MNGGATTATFRSILDKPLNQLTEDDISQLTREDCRRFLKEKGMRRPSWNKSQAIQQVISLKALLEPSDDDTPPPPPPAMHHRSHAQPQPQVNLSEPPPPPPKAPPPEEPAFHAAEDIQKSASSGEKPTETNDTNTNVASPKGCATSGSFGQMTIFYCGKVNVYDRVSPDKARAIMQLATSPVQLTQDDPLNGNAAVWTSPCHLPMDKDVLVPVDTTILQVAQADKMVEYPLQYREKGSIARDADVEGQEHRKVSLQRYLEKRKDRGRLKGKKLTGITSSNFEMYLNLPVKVHSSNGNSSRSSTSSPPQPRLPLVSSGSDQLKVALPIDLNDKDVQEC, from the exons ATGAACGGCGGCGCCACCACCGCCACCTTCCGATCCATCCTCGACAAGCCCCTCAACCAGCTTACCGAGGATGACATTTCTCAGCTCACTCGCGAAGACTGTCGCAGATTCCTCAAAGAAAAAG GGATGCGTAGGCCTTCCTGGAACAAATCGCAGGCGATCCAACAGGTCATTTCCCTGAAAGCGCTGCTGGAACCTTCCGACGATGatactcctcctcctcctcctcccgcCATGCACCACCGTAGCCATGCTCAACCTCAACCTCAA GTGAATTTGAGTGaacctcctcctcctccgccCAAGGCTCCGCCACCTGAAGAACCCGCTTTTCATGCTGCTGAAGACATTCAGAAATCTGCGTCGTCTGGGGAAAAGCCTACGGAAACTAATGACACCAACACCAACGTTGCTAGCCCCaa AGGGTGTGCAACTAGTGGATCATTTGGGCAAATGACAATTTTCTATTGTGGTAAGGTGAATGTCTATGACAGAGTCTCGCCTGATAAG GCACGAGCAATCATGCAGCTTGCAACGAGTCCAGTCCAGCTTACTCAGGATGATCCTTTAAATGGAAATGCAGCTGTTTGGACTTCTCCTTGCCACTTACCGATGGATAAGGATGTCCTCGTTCCTGTTGATACTACAATCCTTCAGGTTGCTCAAGCAG ATAAGATGGTGGAGTATCCTCTGCAATATAGGGAGAAAGGGAGCATAGCTCGTGATGCTG ATGTAGAGGGTCAGGAACACCGAAAAGTGTCATTGCAACGATATCTTGAAAAGCGTAAGGACAG GGGAAGATTGAAAGGCAAGAAATTGACTGGGATAACTTCATCTAACTTCGAGATGTATTTGAACCTTCCAGTGAAGGTCCATTCCTCAAATGGGAATTCAAGCCGTAGCAGTACTAGCTCTCCACCACAACCTAGACTGCCTCTAGTTTCCAGTGGTTCAGATCAGCTAAAGGTTGCCCTTCCCATTGATCTCAATGACAAAG ATGTTCAAGAATGCTAA
- the LOC114372618 gene encoding uncharacterized protein LOC114372618 isoform X2 codes for MAAFSVTATTSPSSCLLQRRRFSTPSFYLHGSPRPQNKKIGIFGPFSFNLRRRTLMCAVNQDAMEAMKDTGETDSLIGVLGETDSHQDGSRTIPKVRNESIEAWSQFAKRASGEWDGFGADFSNEGKAIELPESVVPETYREWEVKVFDWQTQCPTLAEPEERVLQYKSIQLLPTVGCEADAATRYNVDERKVGGENNGLTAFAYQSSGSYVAIWQKKDNLLELEYCLINPQDCESRVRIIQLIDVLNNTEIVLKGIKVYREQWYGPFRNGDQLGGCAIRDSAFASTAPMNASDVTGIWKGSKAVATFGTPNTEIFQELFDGKVQNSVRDGDNNILLPKQLWCSLKQSKEGETLSEVGWLLDHGQAITSSCLFSSTAKPQEISIALETRALEYA; via the exons ATGGCTGCTTTCTCTGTGACCGCCACCACTTCACCTTCTTCATGCCTTCTTCAACGACGTCGTTTCTCCACCCCTTCTTTCTATCTACAT GGCTCACCACGGccacaaaataagaaaattgggATTTTCGGAccattttccttcaatttgaGGAG GAGAACTTTAATGTGTGCAGTCAATCAAGATGCAATGGAAGCGATGAAAGACACTGGTGAAACTGATAGCCTCATAGGTGTGCTCGGAGAAACAGATTCTCACCAA GATGGAAGTAGAACTATTCCCAAGGTGCGGAATGAAAGTATTGAAGCATGGTCACAATTTGCTAAAAGAGCATCTGGCGAATGGGATGGATTTGGAGCAGACTTTAGTAATGAAGGGAAGGCAATTGAACTGCCGGAGTCGGTAGTGCCTGAAACATACCGGGAGTGGGAGGTTAAAGTATTTGATTGGCAGACTCAATGCCCCACTCTCGCTGAACCAGAGGAACGTGTTCTTCAATACAAATCCATTCAGTTACTTCCAACTGTAGGATGTGAGGCTGATGCTGCTACACGGTACAACGTGGATGAGAGGAAAGTGGGAGGGGAAAATAATGGACTTACTGCCTTTGCTTACCAATCCAGTGGTTCTTATGTTGCTATCTGGCAAAAGAAGGATAACTTATTAGAGTTGGAGTACTGCTTGATCAATCCTCAAGATTGTGAATCTCGGGTTAGGATTATTCAGCTTATTGATGTATTAAATAACACAGAGATTGTGCTAAAGGGTATTAAAGTGTATCGTGAGCAGTGGTATGGGCCATTCAGAAATGGTGATCAACTAGGAGGTTGTGCTATCCGTGATTCGGCATTTGCTTCTACTGCACCCATGAATGCTTCAGATGTTACTGGTATCTGGAAGGGATCTAAAGCTGTCGCCACTTTCGGCACTCCAAACACT GAGATATTTCAAGAGCTTTTTGATGGCAAAGTGCAGAACTCTGTCAGAGATGGAGATAACAATATATTGCTTCCTAAGCAGCTGTGGTGTTCTCTTAAACAAAGCAAGGAAGGTGAAACTCTAAGTGAAGTGGGATGGCTTTTAGATCATGGGCAGGCAATCACATCAAGCTGCTTATTCTCAAGCACTGCAAAGCCACAG GAAATATCAATAGCATTAGAAACTAGAGCCTTGGAATATGCATAG
- the LOC114372618 gene encoding uncharacterized protein LOC114372618 isoform X4 — protein MEAMKDTGETDSLIGVLGETDSHQDGSRTIPKVRNESIEAWSQFAKRASGEWDGFGADFSNEGKAIELPESVVPETYREWEVKVFDWQTQCPTLAEPEERVLQYKSIQLLPTVGCEADAATRYNVDERKVGGENNGLTAFAYQSSGSYVAIWQKKDNLLELEYCLINPQDCESRVRIIQLIDVLNNTEIVLKGIKVYREQWYGPFRNGDQLGGCAIRDSAFASTAPMNASDVTGIWKGSKAVATFGTPNTEIFQELFDGKVQNSVRDGDNNILLPKQLWCSLKQSKEGETLSEVGWLLDHGQAITSSCLFSSTAKPQEISIALETRALEYA, from the exons ATGGAAGCGATGAAAGACACTGGTGAAACTGATAGCCTCATAGGTGTGCTCGGAGAAACAGATTCTCACCAA GATGGAAGTAGAACTATTCCCAAGGTGCGGAATGAAAGTATTGAAGCATGGTCACAATTTGCTAAAAGAGCATCTGGCGAATGGGATGGATTTGGAGCAGACTTTAGTAATGAAGGGAAGGCAATTGAACTGCCGGAGTCGGTAGTGCCTGAAACATACCGGGAGTGGGAGGTTAAAGTATTTGATTGGCAGACTCAATGCCCCACTCTCGCTGAACCAGAGGAACGTGTTCTTCAATACAAATCCATTCAGTTACTTCCAACTGTAGGATGTGAGGCTGATGCTGCTACACGGTACAACGTGGATGAGAGGAAAGTGGGAGGGGAAAATAATGGACTTACTGCCTTTGCTTACCAATCCAGTGGTTCTTATGTTGCTATCTGGCAAAAGAAGGATAACTTATTAGAGTTGGAGTACTGCTTGATCAATCCTCAAGATTGTGAATCTCGGGTTAGGATTATTCAGCTTATTGATGTATTAAATAACACAGAGATTGTGCTAAAGGGTATTAAAGTGTATCGTGAGCAGTGGTATGGGCCATTCAGAAATGGTGATCAACTAGGAGGTTGTGCTATCCGTGATTCGGCATTTGCTTCTACTGCACCCATGAATGCTTCAGATGTTACTGGTATCTGGAAGGGATCTAAAGCTGTCGCCACTTTCGGCACTCCAAACACT GAGATATTTCAAGAGCTTTTTGATGGCAAAGTGCAGAACTCTGTCAGAGATGGAGATAACAATATATTGCTTCCTAAGCAGCTGTGGTGTTCTCTTAAACAAAGCAAGGAAGGTGAAACTCTAAGTGAAGTGGGATGGCTTTTAGATCATGGGCAGGCAATCACATCAAGCTGCTTATTCTCAAGCACTGCAAAGCCACAG GAAATATCAATAGCATTAGAAACTAGAGCCTTGGAATATGCATAG
- the LOC114370536 gene encoding 1,2-dihydroxy-3-keto-5-methylthiopentene dioxygenase 4-like — MIERTSQSKKGVSFMAIEAWLMDDSNEDPRLSHRRNPNESVSLDQLAELGVLYWKFNPTIYENDQELTKIRQDRGYNYMDLLDLCPEKVENYEQKLKNFYTEHIHQDEEIRYCLEGSGYFDVRDKDDRWIRILIKAGDLIILPAGIYHRFTLDPSNYVKLMRLFKGEPVWTAYNRPQEDNPARKEYIKGLTEKFGVPLAAH; from the exons atg ATAGAGAGAACGAGCCAGAGTAAGAAAGGAGTGTCATTCATGGCGATTGAG GCATGGTTGATGGACGATAGCAATGAAGATCCAAGGCTTTCTCACCGTCGCAATCCCAACGAATCAGTTTCATTGGACCAATTAGCAG AATTGGGTGTGTTATACTGGAAGTTCAATCCAACTATCTATGAGAACGATCAAGAGTTGACCAAGATTAGACAAGATAGGGGATACAACTACATG GACCTGCTTGATTTATGCCCAGAAAAGGTGGAAAATTATGAACAGAAGTTGAAGAACTTCTACACTGAGCACATTCATCAGGATGAAGAGATTCGTTATTGTTTGGAAGGAAGTGGCTACTTTGACGTGCGGGACAAGGATGATCGCTGGATTCGCATTTTGATCAAGGCTGGTGATCTTATCATTTTACCAGCAGGAATTTATCATCGCTTCACCCTAGACCCAAGTAACTATGTGAAG TTAATGAGGCTGTTTAAGGGCGAGCCAGTGTGGACAGCATATAATAGACCACAGGAAGACAATCCTGCTAGAAAGGAATACATTAAGGGCCTAACTGAGAAATTTGGAGTGCCACTTGCAGCTCATTAG
- the LOC114370535 gene encoding protein TIFY 4B-like isoform X4: protein MNGGATTATFRSILDKPLNQLTEDDISQLTREDCRRFLKEKGMRRPSWNKSQAIQQVISLKALLEPSDDDTPPPPPPAMHHRSHAQPQPQVNLSEPPPPPPKAPPPEEPAFHAAEDIQKSASSGEKPTETNDTNTNVASPKGCATSGSFGQMTIFYCGKVNVYDRVSPDKARAIMQLATSPVQLTQDDPLNGNAAVWTSPCHLPMDKDVLVPVDTTILQVAQADKMVEYPLQYREKGSIARDAVKVHSSNGNSSRSSTSSPPQPRLPLVSSGSDQLKVALPIDLNDKVSLQMFKNAKIQTR from the exons ATGAACGGCGGCGCCACCACCGCCACCTTCCGATCCATCCTCGACAAGCCCCTCAACCAGCTTACCGAGGATGACATTTCTCAGCTCACTCGCGAAGACTGTCGCAGATTCCTCAAAGAAAAAG GGATGCGTAGGCCTTCCTGGAACAAATCGCAGGCGATCCAACAGGTCATTTCCCTGAAAGCGCTGCTGGAACCTTCCGACGATGatactcctcctcctcctcctcccgcCATGCACCACCGTAGCCATGCTCAACCTCAACCTCAA GTGAATTTGAGTGaacctcctcctcctccgccCAAGGCTCCGCCACCTGAAGAACCCGCTTTTCATGCTGCTGAAGACATTCAGAAATCTGCGTCGTCTGGGGAAAAGCCTACGGAAACTAATGACACCAACACCAACGTTGCTAGCCCCaa AGGGTGTGCAACTAGTGGATCATTTGGGCAAATGACAATTTTCTATTGTGGTAAGGTGAATGTCTATGACAGAGTCTCGCCTGATAAG GCACGAGCAATCATGCAGCTTGCAACGAGTCCAGTCCAGCTTACTCAGGATGATCCTTTAAATGGAAATGCAGCTGTTTGGACTTCTCCTTGCCACTTACCGATGGATAAGGATGTCCTCGTTCCTGTTGATACTACAATCCTTCAGGTTGCTCAAGCAG ATAAGATGGTGGAGTATCCTCTGCAATATAGGGAGAAAGGGAGCATAGCTCGTGATGCTG TGAAGGTCCATTCCTCAAATGGGAATTCAAGCCGTAGCAGTACTAGCTCTCCACCACAACCTAGACTGCCTCTAGTTTCCAGTGGTTCAGATCAGCTAAAGGTTGCCCTTCCCATTGATCTCAATGACAAAG TGTCTTTGCAGATGTTCAAGAATGCTAAAATTCAAACTAGATAG
- the LOC114372618 gene encoding uncharacterized protein LOC114372618 isoform X1, with the protein MAAFSVTATTSPSSCLLQRRRFSTPSFYLHGSPRPQNKKIGIFGPFSFNLRRRTLMCAVNQDAMEAMKDTGETDSLIGVLGETDSHQDGSRTIPKVRNESIEAWSQFAKRASGEWDGFGADFSNEGKAIELPESVVPETYREWEVKVFDWQTQCPTLAEPEERVLQYKSIQLLPTVGCEADAATRYNVDERKVGGENNGLTAFAYQSSGSYVAIWQKKDNLLELEYCLINPQDCESRVRIIQLIDVLNNTEIVLKGIKVYREQWYGPFRNGDQLGGCAIRDSAFASTAPMNASDVTGIWKGSKAVATFGTPNTVSEIFQELFDGKVQNSVRDGDNNILLPKQLWCSLKQSKEGETLSEVGWLLDHGQAITSSCLFSSTAKPQEISIALETRALEYA; encoded by the exons ATGGCTGCTTTCTCTGTGACCGCCACCACTTCACCTTCTTCATGCCTTCTTCAACGACGTCGTTTCTCCACCCCTTCTTTCTATCTACAT GGCTCACCACGGccacaaaataagaaaattgggATTTTCGGAccattttccttcaatttgaGGAG GAGAACTTTAATGTGTGCAGTCAATCAAGATGCAATGGAAGCGATGAAAGACACTGGTGAAACTGATAGCCTCATAGGTGTGCTCGGAGAAACAGATTCTCACCAA GATGGAAGTAGAACTATTCCCAAGGTGCGGAATGAAAGTATTGAAGCATGGTCACAATTTGCTAAAAGAGCATCTGGCGAATGGGATGGATTTGGAGCAGACTTTAGTAATGAAGGGAAGGCAATTGAACTGCCGGAGTCGGTAGTGCCTGAAACATACCGGGAGTGGGAGGTTAAAGTATTTGATTGGCAGACTCAATGCCCCACTCTCGCTGAACCAGAGGAACGTGTTCTTCAATACAAATCCATTCAGTTACTTCCAACTGTAGGATGTGAGGCTGATGCTGCTACACGGTACAACGTGGATGAGAGGAAAGTGGGAGGGGAAAATAATGGACTTACTGCCTTTGCTTACCAATCCAGTGGTTCTTATGTTGCTATCTGGCAAAAGAAGGATAACTTATTAGAGTTGGAGTACTGCTTGATCAATCCTCAAGATTGTGAATCTCGGGTTAGGATTATTCAGCTTATTGATGTATTAAATAACACAGAGATTGTGCTAAAGGGTATTAAAGTGTATCGTGAGCAGTGGTATGGGCCATTCAGAAATGGTGATCAACTAGGAGGTTGTGCTATCCGTGATTCGGCATTTGCTTCTACTGCACCCATGAATGCTTCAGATGTTACTGGTATCTGGAAGGGATCTAAAGCTGTCGCCACTTTCGGCACTCCAAACACTGTGAGT GAGATATTTCAAGAGCTTTTTGATGGCAAAGTGCAGAACTCTGTCAGAGATGGAGATAACAATATATTGCTTCCTAAGCAGCTGTGGTGTTCTCTTAAACAAAGCAAGGAAGGTGAAACTCTAAGTGAAGTGGGATGGCTTTTAGATCATGGGCAGGCAATCACATCAAGCTGCTTATTCTCAAGCACTGCAAAGCCACAG GAAATATCAATAGCATTAGAAACTAGAGCCTTGGAATATGCATAG
- the LOC114370535 gene encoding protein TIFY 4B-like isoform X1 produces the protein MNGGATTATFRSILDKPLNQLTEDDISQLTREDCRRFLKEKGMRRPSWNKSQAIQQVISLKALLEPSDDDTPPPPPPAMHHRSHAQPQPQVNLSEPPPPPPKAPPPEEPAFHAAEDIQKSASSGEKPTETNDTNTNVASPKGCATSGSFGQMTIFYCGKVNVYDRVSPDKARAIMQLATSPVQLTQDDPLNGNAAVWTSPCHLPMDKDVLVPVDTTILQVAQADKMVEYPLQYREKGSIARDADVEGQEHRKVSLQRYLEKRKDRGRLKGKKLTGITSSNFEMYLNLPVKVHSSNGNSSRSSTSSPPQPRLPLVSSGSDQLKVALPIDLNDKVSLQMFKNAKIQTR, from the exons ATGAACGGCGGCGCCACCACCGCCACCTTCCGATCCATCCTCGACAAGCCCCTCAACCAGCTTACCGAGGATGACATTTCTCAGCTCACTCGCGAAGACTGTCGCAGATTCCTCAAAGAAAAAG GGATGCGTAGGCCTTCCTGGAACAAATCGCAGGCGATCCAACAGGTCATTTCCCTGAAAGCGCTGCTGGAACCTTCCGACGATGatactcctcctcctcctcctcccgcCATGCACCACCGTAGCCATGCTCAACCTCAACCTCAA GTGAATTTGAGTGaacctcctcctcctccgccCAAGGCTCCGCCACCTGAAGAACCCGCTTTTCATGCTGCTGAAGACATTCAGAAATCTGCGTCGTCTGGGGAAAAGCCTACGGAAACTAATGACACCAACACCAACGTTGCTAGCCCCaa AGGGTGTGCAACTAGTGGATCATTTGGGCAAATGACAATTTTCTATTGTGGTAAGGTGAATGTCTATGACAGAGTCTCGCCTGATAAG GCACGAGCAATCATGCAGCTTGCAACGAGTCCAGTCCAGCTTACTCAGGATGATCCTTTAAATGGAAATGCAGCTGTTTGGACTTCTCCTTGCCACTTACCGATGGATAAGGATGTCCTCGTTCCTGTTGATACTACAATCCTTCAGGTTGCTCAAGCAG ATAAGATGGTGGAGTATCCTCTGCAATATAGGGAGAAAGGGAGCATAGCTCGTGATGCTG ATGTAGAGGGTCAGGAACACCGAAAAGTGTCATTGCAACGATATCTTGAAAAGCGTAAGGACAG GGGAAGATTGAAAGGCAAGAAATTGACTGGGATAACTTCATCTAACTTCGAGATGTATTTGAACCTTCCAGTGAAGGTCCATTCCTCAAATGGGAATTCAAGCCGTAGCAGTACTAGCTCTCCACCACAACCTAGACTGCCTCTAGTTTCCAGTGGTTCAGATCAGCTAAAGGTTGCCCTTCCCATTGATCTCAATGACAAAG TGTCTTTGCAGATGTTCAAGAATGCTAAAATTCAAACTAGATAG